The following proteins are encoded in a genomic region of Nocardioides sp. cx-173:
- a CDS encoding polyribonucleotide nucleotidyltransferase: MTEPVISAVETVLDNGKFGTRTVKFETGLLARQAAGSVTAYLDDDTMLLSATTAGKHPKDHFDFFPLTIDVEERMYAAGQIPGSFFRSEGRPGEDAILTCRLIDRPLRPTFKKGLRNEVQVVITVMALNPDAPYDVLAINAASLSTQLSGLPFSGPVGGVRVALIEGQWVAFPSHSQLENAVFDMVVAGRVTETGDVAIMMVEAEATEQTWTLVQGGVQAPTEEVVAGGLDAAKPFIKQLCDAQAELAKEAAKPVQDFPVFLDFEDDVYDAVAAAASEGAGSALVIADKLEREAALDAVKASLLDQLGAQFEGREKEIGAAFKAVTKSLMRERVLRDKIRMDGRGLADIRPLHAEVGVIPRVHGSALFERGETQILGVTTLNMLTLEQKLDTLSPEKTRRYMHKYIFPPFSTGETGRVGSPKRREVGHGALARRALLPVLPTREEFPYAIRQLSEAMGSNGSTSMGSVCASTLSLLQAGVPLRAPVAGIAMGLISGEVDGKTEYVALTDILGAEDAMGDMDFKVAGTPDFVTALQLDTKLDGIPAEVLAAALNQAKEARTAILAVMNEEISVPEEMSVHAPRIITVRIPVDKIGEVIGPKGKVINQIQDDTGASLSIEDDGTIYIGATNGEAAEAARQAVNAIANPTMPEVGERYLGTVVKTTNFGAFVSLMPGKDGLLHISKLRGLAGGKRVEAVEDVLSVGQKVQVEIAEVDDRGKLSLIPVVEEDAAEATAETADAE, from the coding sequence GTGACAGAACCCGTCATCTCCGCCGTCGAGACCGTTCTCGACAACGGCAAGTTCGGCACCCGCACCGTCAAGTTCGAGACCGGGCTCCTCGCCCGCCAGGCCGCCGGCTCGGTGACCGCCTACCTCGACGACGACACCATGCTGCTCTCGGCCACCACGGCCGGCAAGCATCCCAAGGACCACTTCGACTTCTTCCCCCTGACGATCGACGTCGAGGAGCGGATGTACGCCGCGGGCCAGATCCCCGGCTCGTTCTTCCGCAGCGAGGGCCGTCCCGGCGAGGACGCGATCCTCACCTGCCGCCTCATCGACCGTCCGCTGCGCCCGACGTTCAAGAAGGGCCTGCGCAACGAGGTCCAGGTCGTCATCACCGTGATGGCGCTCAACCCCGACGCGCCGTACGACGTCCTGGCGATCAACGCCGCGTCGCTGTCCACCCAGCTCTCCGGCCTGCCGTTCTCCGGCCCGGTCGGCGGCGTCCGCGTCGCCCTCATCGAGGGCCAGTGGGTCGCCTTCCCGAGCCACAGCCAGCTCGAGAACGCCGTCTTCGACATGGTCGTCGCCGGCCGCGTCACCGAGACCGGCGACGTCGCGATCATGATGGTCGAGGCCGAGGCCACCGAGCAGACCTGGACCCTGGTCCAGGGCGGCGTGCAGGCGCCGACCGAGGAGGTCGTGGCCGGTGGCCTCGACGCCGCGAAGCCCTTCATCAAGCAGCTGTGCGACGCCCAGGCCGAGCTGGCCAAGGAGGCCGCCAAGCCGGTCCAGGACTTCCCGGTCTTCCTCGACTTCGAGGACGACGTCTACGACGCCGTCGCCGCCGCCGCCTCCGAGGGCGCCGGCTCCGCGCTGGTCATCGCCGACAAGCTCGAGCGCGAGGCCGCTCTCGACGCCGTCAAGGCCTCGCTTCTCGACCAGCTCGGCGCCCAGTTCGAGGGTCGCGAGAAGGAGATCGGGGCCGCGTTCAAGGCGGTCACGAAGTCCCTCATGCGCGAGCGCGTGCTGCGCGACAAGATCCGCATGGACGGCCGCGGCCTCGCCGACATCCGTCCGCTGCACGCCGAGGTCGGCGTGATCCCGCGCGTTCACGGCTCGGCCCTGTTCGAGCGCGGCGAGACCCAGATCCTGGGTGTCACCACGCTGAACATGCTGACCCTGGAGCAGAAGCTGGACACGCTCTCCCCGGAGAAGACGCGCCGCTACATGCACAAGTACATCTTCCCGCCGTTCTCCACCGGCGAGACCGGCCGCGTGGGCTCGCCCAAGCGTCGCGAGGTCGGCCACGGTGCGCTCGCGCGCCGCGCGCTGCTGCCGGTGCTGCCGACGCGTGAGGAGTTCCCCTACGCGATCCGCCAGCTCTCGGAGGCCATGGGCTCCAACGGCTCCACCTCGATGGGCTCGGTCTGCGCCTCGACCCTGTCGCTGCTGCAGGCCGGTGTCCCGCTGCGGGCCCCCGTCGCCGGCATCGCGATGGGCCTCATCTCCGGTGAGGTCGACGGCAAGACCGAGTACGTCGCGCTGACCGACATCCTCGGTGCCGAGGACGCGATGGGCGACATGGACTTCAAGGTCGCCGGCACCCCGGACTTCGTGACCGCGCTCCAGCTCGACACCAAGCTCGACGGCATCCCCGCCGAGGTCCTGGCCGCCGCGCTGAACCAGGCCAAGGAGGCCCGCACGGCCATCCTCGCGGTCATGAACGAGGAGATCAGCGTCCCGGAGGAGATGTCGGTGCACGCGCCGCGCATCATCACGGTGCGCATCCCCGTCGACAAGATCGGCGAGGTCATCGGCCCGAAGGGCAAGGTGATCAACCAGATCCAGGACGACACCGGCGCGTCGCTGTCCATCGAGGACGACGGCACGATCTACATCGGTGCGACCAACGGCGAGGCCGCCGAGGCCGCCCGCCAGGCCGTCAACGCGATCGCCAACCCGACCATGCCCGAGGTCGGCGAGCGCTACCTCGGCACGGTCGTCAAGACGACCAACTTCGGTGCGTTCGTCTCGCTGATGCCCGGCAAGGACGGCCTGCTGCACATCAGCAAGCTGCGTGGCCTGGCCGGCGGCAAGCGCGTCGAGGCCGTCGAGGACGTCCTGTCGGTGGGCCAGAAGGTCCAGGTCGAGATCGCCGAGGTCGACGACCGCGGCAAGCTGTCGCTCATCCCCGTGGTCGAGGAGGACGCCGCCGAGGCGACCGCCGAGACCGCGGACGCCGAGTGA
- the dapB gene encoding 4-hydroxy-tetrahydrodipicolinate reductase — protein MKVGVLGARGKVGAEVCAAVEAADDAELVAAVDQGDDIETLVERGAEVVVDFTHPDVVMDNLAYCIRHGLHAVVGTTGFDETRLGVLRDLLDDVPDVGVLIAPNFSIGAILMMRFAAVAAPFYESVEIVELHHPDKADAPSGTARRTAELIAAVRREAGLPAPPDATSTALDGARGADVDGIRVHGLRLRGLVAHQEVLLGGVGETLTIRHDSMDRTSFTPGVLTGVRQIRSRPGLTVGLEHLLDLD, from the coding sequence ATCAAGGTGGGCGTGCTCGGCGCGCGGGGAAAGGTTGGCGCCGAGGTCTGCGCGGCCGTCGAGGCGGCGGACGACGCCGAGCTGGTCGCCGCCGTGGACCAGGGTGACGACATCGAGACCCTGGTCGAGCGGGGCGCCGAGGTCGTCGTCGACTTCACCCACCCCGACGTCGTGATGGACAACCTCGCCTACTGCATCCGCCACGGCCTGCACGCCGTGGTCGGCACCACCGGGTTCGACGAAACGCGGCTCGGCGTGCTGCGCGACCTGCTCGACGACGTGCCCGACGTGGGTGTCCTGATCGCCCCCAACTTCTCCATCGGCGCGATCCTGATGATGCGCTTCGCCGCCGTCGCCGCACCCTTCTACGAGTCGGTCGAGATCGTCGAGCTCCACCACCCCGACAAGGCTGACGCGCCGTCGGGGACCGCACGCCGTACGGCGGAGCTGATCGCGGCCGTACGCCGCGAGGCGGGCCTCCCCGCACCGCCCGACGCCACGAGCACCGCACTGGACGGGGCTCGGGGGGCCGACGTCGACGGCATCCGCGTGCACGGCCTGCGGCTACGGGGGCTCGTGGCGCACCAGGAGGTGCTCCTGGGCGGCGTGGGGGAGACGCTCACGATCCGGCACGACTCGATGGACCGGACCTCCTTCACGCCCGGGGTGCTCACCGGCGTCCGCCAGATCCGGAGCCGCCCCGGGCTGACCGTCGGGCTCGAGCACCTCCTCGACCTGGACTGA
- a CDS encoding molybdopterin-dependent oxidoreductase, producing the protein MRSAVPGATRRTVLSTTVAAGGACALAPLGQAAAAPAAPGGPILKPLPTARFVDFGTNAEMRWESVDPRRYLTEQSRLFVRNHTRTPVIDRDSYALRIFGDGLARGRSADAAVELGWRELRRLPTTQLTSVHECTGNGRSLFASQQGTPASGTAWTLGAVGAVTWTGVRLADVLRRVGLDRRAVSVQATGLDDPYVSGGVDYGRVRRPFPIAKALDDALLAWGANGEDLLPDHGYPLRLVLPGWVGIASIKWLGSLEVSRTELTSPWNTKWYRMTGGEHPADSPPLTVNPVRSAWELPWGAELEAGRRVVLTGRSWSGAGPVTRVEVSTDGGATWHPAARRRRGGHSRGRDAAWAQWSYVWDRPAVGSHELLARATDARGRRQPLVTPYNDNGYFFDAVVRHPVTVA; encoded by the coding sequence ATGCGAAGCGCCGTCCCGGGAGCCACCCGCCGTACCGTCCTGTCGACCACCGTCGCCGCCGGCGGGGCCTGCGCCCTGGCGCCGCTCGGCCAGGCCGCCGCAGCACCGGCAGCGCCTGGCGGGCCGATCCTCAAGCCCCTGCCAACGGCGCGGTTCGTCGACTTCGGCACCAACGCCGAGATGCGCTGGGAGTCGGTCGACCCGCGCCGCTACCTGACCGAGCAGTCACGGCTCTTCGTGCGCAACCACACCCGTACCCCGGTGATCGACCGCGACTCCTACGCGCTGCGGATCTTCGGCGACGGGCTGGCCCGCGGACGCTCCGCCGACGCCGCGGTCGAGCTGGGCTGGCGCGAGCTGCGCCGACTGCCCACCACCCAGCTCACGTCCGTCCACGAGTGCACCGGCAACGGCCGCAGCCTCTTCGCCAGCCAGCAGGGCACGCCGGCCTCGGGCACCGCCTGGACGCTCGGTGCCGTCGGCGCCGTGACCTGGACCGGGGTCCGGCTCGCCGACGTACTGCGCCGGGTGGGGCTGGACCGGCGCGCCGTCTCGGTGCAGGCCACGGGCCTGGACGACCCCTACGTCAGCGGCGGCGTCGACTACGGCCGCGTACGCCGCCCGTTCCCCATCGCCAAGGCGCTCGACGACGCGCTGCTGGCCTGGGGCGCCAACGGCGAGGACCTGCTGCCGGACCACGGCTACCCGCTGCGCCTGGTCCTGCCGGGCTGGGTCGGCATCGCCAGCATCAAGTGGCTCGGCTCGCTCGAGGTGTCGCGCACGGAGCTGACCTCCCCGTGGAACACCAAGTGGTACCGCATGACCGGCGGCGAGCACCCGGCCGACTCCCCGCCACTGACGGTCAACCCGGTGCGCTCGGCCTGGGAGCTGCCCTGGGGCGCCGAGCTGGAGGCCGGCCGCCGGGTCGTGCTCACCGGCCGCTCCTGGAGCGGCGCCGGCCCGGTCACCCGGGTCGAGGTCAGCACCGACGGGGGAGCGACCTGGCACCCGGCGGCGCGACGCCGCAGGGGCGGTCACAGCCGTGGCCGCGACGCGGCGTGGGCGCAGTGGTCCTACGTGTGGGACCGGCCCGCCGTCGGCAGCCATGAGCTCCTCGCCCGGGCCACCGACGCCCGCGGACGCCGCCAGCCGCTGGTCACGCCGTACAACGACAACGGCTACTTCTTCGACGCGGTGGTCCGGCACCCGGTCACCGTCGCCTGA
- a CDS encoding transposase, translating into MLAVLTADQQGSRSGPDLVPATLGQLARLPQLRGFERTAGDEFQGVLDDPAALAAALEMLLRAGAWNIGVGFGAVDLPLPPSTRAGSGAAFVHAREAVTAAKSSPWHLRVVDGTGAGPARALETTLWLWAAVLARRTARGWEVADLVDAQGLSYEEAGRRLGITQSAVSQRAQPAGIVEGRRARELVTYLAGQLIDPTGATP; encoded by the coding sequence ATGCTTGCGGTCCTCACCGCCGACCAGCAGGGCAGCCGCAGTGGCCCCGACCTGGTGCCGGCCACCCTCGGGCAGCTCGCCCGGCTCCCCCAGCTGCGCGGCTTCGAGCGCACCGCCGGTGACGAGTTCCAAGGCGTCCTGGACGACCCGGCCGCCCTGGCGGCCGCCCTCGAGATGCTGCTGCGCGCCGGCGCGTGGAATATCGGGGTGGGCTTCGGGGCGGTCGACCTGCCCCTGCCGCCCTCGACCCGGGCCGGCTCCGGAGCGGCCTTCGTACACGCCCGGGAGGCCGTCACCGCGGCCAAGTCCAGCCCCTGGCACCTGCGCGTCGTCGACGGCACGGGCGCCGGTCCGGCCCGTGCTCTCGAGACGACCTTGTGGCTGTGGGCTGCGGTGCTCGCACGGCGCACCGCCCGCGGCTGGGAGGTCGCCGACCTCGTGGACGCCCAGGGTCTCTCCTACGAGGAGGCCGGGCGGCGCCTCGGCATCACCCAGTCGGCCGTGAGCCAGCGCGCGCAGCCGGCCGGCATCGTCGAGGGGCGGCGCGCCCGCGAGCTCGTCACCTACCTCGCCGGCCAGCTCATCGACCCGACAGGAGCCACCCCATGA
- a CDS encoding M16 family metallopeptidase — MRDADGQVTSRVRRTVLPGGLRVVTEQLAGARSASIGVWVGIGSRDETAKLHGASHFLEHLLFKGTPERSALDISIALDAVGGEFNAFTAKEYTCFHARVLDEDLPLAVDVLGDMITSSRITDEDVEAERDVILDEIAMHDDDPDDVVHNLFAEQAWGSGTPLGRPIAGSVESIEALTRAQILRFYRRHYRAPNMVVAVAGNLDHATVVRQIRRSFGRNDFLSRDAPPAPPRTSRRTTKVRAGAVTAVRPFEQVNLVLGMQGLPRSDERRFSLAVLNTALGGGTSSRLFQEVRERRGLAYSVFSFASNYADSGVVGVSVGCLPSKLDEVLAVVRSELAKVAAEGISADELARGKGQLRGGLVLGLEDSGSRMSRLGKAELVHDELLGIDEVLARIEAVTLDDVRAIAAEVFARPEVLAVVGPA; from the coding sequence GTGCGCGACGCCGACGGGCAGGTGACCTCGCGCGTACGCCGTACCGTCCTGCCCGGCGGGCTGCGCGTCGTCACCGAGCAGCTCGCCGGAGCCCGGTCGGCCAGCATCGGCGTCTGGGTCGGCATCGGCTCGCGTGACGAGACCGCGAAGCTGCACGGCGCCTCGCACTTCCTCGAGCACCTGCTGTTCAAGGGCACTCCCGAGCGCTCCGCGCTGGACATCTCCATCGCGCTGGACGCGGTCGGCGGCGAGTTCAACGCGTTCACCGCCAAGGAGTACACCTGCTTCCACGCGCGCGTGCTCGACGAGGACCTGCCGCTGGCCGTCGACGTGCTCGGCGACATGATCACCAGCTCGCGGATCACCGACGAGGACGTCGAGGCCGAGCGCGACGTGATCCTCGACGAGATCGCCATGCACGACGACGACCCCGACGACGTCGTCCACAACCTCTTCGCCGAGCAGGCGTGGGGGAGCGGTACGCCGCTGGGCCGGCCGATCGCCGGCTCCGTCGAGTCGATCGAGGCACTGACCCGCGCCCAGATCCTGCGCTTCTACCGGCGCCACTACCGCGCCCCCAACATGGTCGTCGCGGTCGCCGGCAACCTCGACCACGCCACGGTCGTGCGCCAGATCCGACGCTCGTTCGGGCGCAACGACTTCCTGAGCAGGGACGCGCCCCCCGCGCCGCCGCGCACCTCACGCCGTACGACCAAGGTGCGGGCGGGCGCGGTCACGGCCGTGCGGCCCTTCGAGCAGGTCAACCTGGTCCTCGGCATGCAGGGCCTGCCCCGCAGCGACGAGCGCCGCTTCTCGCTCGCCGTGCTCAACACCGCCCTGGGCGGCGGCACCTCGAGCCGGCTCTTCCAGGAGGTGCGCGAGCGCCGCGGCCTGGCCTACTCGGTCTTCTCCTTCGCCAGCAACTACGCCGACTCCGGCGTCGTCGGTGTCTCGGTCGGCTGCCTGCCGTCCAAGCTCGACGAGGTTCTCGCGGTCGTGCGCAGCGAGCTGGCCAAGGTGGCCGCCGAGGGCATCTCCGCCGACGAGCTCGCCCGGGGCAAGGGCCAGCTTCGCGGCGGCCTGGTCCTCGGCCTGGAGGACTCCGGCTCCCGGATGTCTCGCCTGGGCAAGGCCGAGCTCGTCCACGACGAGCTGCTCGGCATCGACGAGGTCCTCGCCCGCATCGAGGCCGTCACGCTCGACGACGTCCGCGCCATCGCCGCCGAGGTCTTCGCCCGGCCGGAGGTGCTTGCGGTGGTGGGGCCGGCGTAG
- a CDS encoding class I SAM-dependent methyltransferase: MAANTIPARIRWAVEFMDVQPADHVLEIGCGPGAAAELICAKLESGKLFAIDRSESGVDRTKRRNAAHVESGRLTVRQIDLATLRVPVKRLTKVFAFNVNLFWVRDCADEVALLHERVVPGGAVYLFYEASRPEEVPRVLERASAALAQGGFRVSVIDNKQPAVIGIIGRR; the protein is encoded by the coding sequence ATGGCGGCGAACACGATCCCGGCCCGCATCCGTTGGGCAGTGGAGTTCATGGACGTTCAGCCGGCTGACCACGTCCTGGAGATCGGGTGTGGTCCCGGCGCGGCGGCGGAGCTCATCTGCGCGAAGCTCGAGAGCGGCAAGCTCTTCGCCATCGACCGCTCGGAGTCCGGCGTCGACCGCACGAAGCGGCGCAACGCCGCCCATGTCGAGTCCGGACGGCTCACGGTCCGCCAGATCGACCTGGCCACTCTGCGGGTCCCGGTCAAGCGGCTGACCAAGGTGTTCGCCTTCAACGTGAACCTGTTCTGGGTGCGCGACTGCGCCGACGAGGTGGCGCTGTTGCACGAGCGCGTGGTCCCCGGCGGCGCGGTGTACCTGTTCTACGAGGCCAGCAGGCCCGAGGAGGTGCCGCGGGTGCTCGAGCGGGCGTCCGCCGCCTTGGCCCAGGGTGGGTTCCGGGTGTCGGTCATCGACAACAAGCAGCCCGCGGTCATCGGCATCATCGGCCGCCGATAA
- a CDS encoding M4 family metallopeptidase — MRTSLGLAVAAVLAAGTLGAQATSAAGAPTLAADRQHPVTGALAALAQHPTAARSSAGQEFLPGGTVVDPDGSTHVRLERTYSGLPVLGGDLVVHRGPAAGWEGVSQTLAAPLELATTPAVAGTTAQERALSAAGALKGIRNLRAGDRAPRLVVDALVATPRLAWEVTTLGRHADGTPSRLATYVDARSGQVLRREERIQTVDGSGQSLYSGAVPIQVARSGSAYTLTDPTRGNAKTTDMQNRQDSILCQVLGAGCSNGVAYSSPDTSFGNGTSADRESAAVDAHYGGAVTFDYFKQVHARNGIFGDGTGAPSRVHYGKGYVNAFWDGTKMTYGDGDGVEFGPLVSLDVAGHEMSHGVTENTAGLTYSGESGGLNEATSDIFGTMVEFYAANAADPADYLVGEEFDLAGHQGLRRMDNPIADGSSPNCWSANTKNLDVHYSSGVGNHFFYLLAEGSGAKIIGGVAHSSSTCNGTTVTGIGRDAAQRIWFRALDVYMTSGTTYAQARTATLSAAADLYGAGSAQHTAVASAWSAVSVS, encoded by the coding sequence ATGCGCACGTCACTCGGACTCGCCGTCGCGGCGGTGCTCGCGGCCGGCACCCTCGGCGCCCAGGCCACCTCGGCCGCCGGCGCCCCCACCTTGGCCGCCGACCGCCAGCACCCCGTCACCGGAGCCCTGGCGGCGCTGGCCCAGCACCCCACCGCGGCACGCTCGTCGGCCGGGCAGGAGTTCCTGCCCGGCGGCACCGTGGTGGATCCCGACGGGAGCACCCACGTGCGCCTGGAGCGCACCTACTCGGGTCTCCCGGTGCTCGGCGGCGACCTCGTCGTCCACCGCGGCCCGGCCGCCGGCTGGGAGGGGGTCAGCCAGACCCTCGCCGCTCCGCTGGAGCTCGCCACCACCCCCGCAGTGGCCGGTACGACCGCGCAGGAGCGGGCCCTGAGCGCCGCCGGCGCACTGAAGGGCATCCGCAACCTCCGCGCCGGCGACAGGGCTCCGCGGCTGGTCGTCGATGCGCTCGTCGCCACGCCGCGCCTGGCCTGGGAGGTCACCACGCTGGGCCGCCACGCGGACGGCACCCCGAGCCGGCTGGCGACGTACGTCGACGCCCGCAGCGGCCAGGTCCTTCGGCGCGAGGAGCGCATCCAGACCGTGGACGGCTCCGGGCAGTCGCTCTACAGCGGCGCCGTGCCGATCCAGGTGGCGCGGTCCGGCTCGGCCTACACCCTGACCGACCCGACTCGCGGCAACGCCAAGACCACCGACATGCAGAACAGGCAGGACTCCATCCTGTGCCAGGTCCTCGGGGCCGGCTGCAGCAACGGCGTCGCGTACTCCAGCCCCGATACGTCGTTCGGCAACGGCACCAGCGCCGACCGCGAGTCGGCCGCCGTCGACGCCCACTACGGCGGCGCCGTCACCTTCGACTACTTCAAGCAGGTGCACGCTCGCAACGGCATCTTCGGCGACGGCACGGGCGCGCCCAGCCGCGTCCACTACGGCAAGGGCTACGTCAACGCCTTCTGGGACGGCACCAAGATGACGTACGGCGACGGCGACGGCGTCGAGTTCGGCCCGCTGGTCTCGCTCGACGTCGCGGGCCACGAGATGAGCCACGGGGTCACGGAGAACACGGCCGGGCTCACCTACTCCGGCGAGTCCGGCGGCCTCAACGAGGCCACCTCCGACATCTTCGGGACGATGGTGGAGTTCTACGCCGCCAACGCCGCCGACCCGGCCGACTACCTGGTCGGCGAGGAGTTCGACCTCGCCGGCCACCAGGGCCTGCGCCGCATGGACAACCCGATCGCCGACGGCAGCTCACCCAACTGCTGGAGCGCCAACACCAAGAACCTCGACGTCCACTACTCCTCGGGCGTCGGCAACCACTTCTTCTATCTGCTGGCCGAGGGCTCTGGCGCGAAGATCATCGGCGGCGTCGCCCACAGCTCCTCGACCTGCAACGGCACGACGGTCACCGGCATCGGCCGCGACGCGGCCCAGAGGATCTGGTTCCGGGCGCTGGACGTCTACATGACCTCCGGCACCACCTATGCGCAGGCCCGCACCGCCACGCTCAGCGCGGCCGCGGACCTGTACGGCGCCGGTAGCGCGCAGCACACCGCCGTCGCCTCGGCCTGGAGCGCCGTCAGCGTGAGCTGA
- the rpsO gene encoding 30S ribosomal protein S15, translating into MSIGTDAATKKKIIAEYGTTEGDTGSPEVQIALLSHRIAHLTEHLKTHKHDHHSRRGLLLLVGQRRRLLNYLRKTEIERYRSIVERLGLRR; encoded by the coding sequence ATGTCCATCGGAACCGATGCAGCGACGAAGAAGAAGATCATCGCCGAGTACGGCACGACCGAGGGCGACACTGGTTCGCCGGAGGTGCAGATCGCGCTGCTCAGCCACCGCATCGCCCACCTCACCGAGCACCTCAAGACGCATAAGCACGACCACCACAGCCGTCGTGGTCTGCTGCTGCTCGTCGGCCAGCGCCGGCGGCTGCTCAACTACCTGCGCAAGACGGAGATCGAGCGCTACCGCTCGATCGTCGAGCGCCTCGGCCTGCGCCGCTGA
- a CDS encoding molybdopterin-dependent oxidoreductase → MSAFRGTMRDVGLLSASPVPSDYTGTRLAACNLCEAICGLELTLERGAVTAIRGNEHDPLSRGHICPKGVSLADVYTDPDRLRRPVRRVGDGWEELGWDEALDLVADRLAATAAEHGRDAVGVYLGNPSAHSLGSATHGTAFVRALRTRNRFSASSVDQFPHQFVAWQLYGHQLLLPVPDLDRTSYFLVVGANPMASNGSLMTAPDFPQRLRDLKARGGRMVVLDPRRTETAKVATEHHFVRPGTDAAVLLAMVHVLFAEGLTDPPTYVDDVAAVEAAVADFTPEHAEAVSGVPASVVRQIARDLAGAEGAVAYGRLGVSTQGFGSVCQWAIQCLNLLTGNFDREGGVLFPEPAVDIVGRRVIGPGHFDVWRSRVRDLPEFAGELPVSVLREEIETPGEGRIRALVTLAGNPVLSTPDGGGLGRALEGLDFMVSVDLYVNETTRHADIILPPTSALERDQYDLVFHNFAVRNTARYTPPVFAKAADQRHDWQIFAGLATRLQRRPGAPRLPLRARVVAAARMAASPAVVVAGLLATGRTVSMRRLRAHPEGVDLGPLRPTMPGRLQTADRRIHLAPPLLVADLDRLRAALAQSAVREGELLLIGRRHQRDNNSWMHNAPRLTRGRPRHHLLMSPADLAARGLADGDRVRVRSRVGEVEVEVSATDDLMPGVVSLPHGYGHQVAGTRMRHASQVAGVSINDLTDPSVLDVSGNAALNGVPVTVQAARR, encoded by the coding sequence ATGTCCGCTTTCCGTGGCACGATGCGGGACGTGGGCCTCCTGAGCGCGTCACCCGTGCCGTCCGACTACACCGGCACGCGGCTGGCGGCGTGCAACCTGTGCGAGGCGATCTGCGGCCTCGAGCTCACCCTCGAGCGCGGGGCCGTCACCGCGATCCGCGGCAACGAGCACGACCCGCTCTCGCGGGGCCACATCTGCCCGAAGGGCGTGTCCCTCGCCGACGTCTACACCGATCCCGACCGGCTACGCCGCCCGGTGCGCCGGGTCGGCGACGGGTGGGAGGAGCTGGGCTGGGACGAGGCGCTCGACCTGGTGGCCGACCGGCTCGCGGCCACGGCAGCCGAGCACGGCCGAGACGCCGTGGGCGTCTATCTCGGCAACCCCAGCGCCCACTCGCTCGGCTCCGCCACCCACGGCACGGCGTTCGTGAGGGCGCTGCGCACGCGCAACCGGTTCAGCGCCTCCTCGGTCGACCAGTTCCCCCACCAGTTCGTCGCCTGGCAGCTCTATGGCCACCAGCTGCTGCTCCCGGTGCCCGACCTGGACCGCACGTCGTACTTCCTGGTGGTGGGCGCCAACCCCATGGCGTCCAACGGCTCCCTGATGACCGCGCCCGACTTTCCCCAGCGGCTGCGCGACCTCAAGGCGCGCGGCGGCCGCATGGTCGTGCTCGACCCACGCCGCACCGAGACCGCCAAGGTCGCCACCGAGCACCACTTCGTCCGCCCCGGCACCGACGCCGCCGTGCTGCTCGCGATGGTGCACGTGCTGTTCGCCGAGGGCCTGACCGACCCGCCGACGTACGTCGACGACGTCGCCGCGGTCGAAGCCGCGGTCGCCGACTTCACCCCCGAGCACGCCGAGGCGGTGAGCGGGGTGCCGGCCTCGGTGGTCCGTCAGATCGCACGCGACCTCGCCGGCGCCGAGGGGGCGGTGGCCTATGGGCGGCTGGGCGTCTCGACGCAGGGCTTCGGCTCCGTGTGCCAGTGGGCCATCCAGTGCCTCAACCTGCTGACCGGCAACTTCGACCGCGAGGGCGGGGTCCTCTTCCCCGAGCCGGCCGTCGACATCGTGGGGCGACGGGTCATCGGCCCTGGGCACTTCGACGTCTGGCGCAGCCGGGTGCGCGACCTGCCCGAGTTCGCCGGGGAGCTGCCCGTCTCGGTGCTGCGCGAGGAGATCGAGACCCCGGGCGAGGGCCGGATCCGCGCGCTGGTCACGCTGGCCGGCAACCCGGTGCTGTCGACGCCTGACGGCGGCGGGCTCGGGCGCGCGCTCGAGGGGCTCGACTTCATGGTGTCGGTCGACCTCTACGTCAACGAGACGACGCGGCACGCCGACATCATCCTGCCGCCGACCTCGGCGCTGGAGCGCGACCAGTACGACCTGGTCTTCCACAACTTCGCCGTGCGCAACACCGCCCGCTACACCCCGCCGGTGTTCGCCAAGGCCGCCGACCAGCGCCACGACTGGCAGATCTTCGCCGGTCTCGCCACGCGGCTGCAGCGCCGGCCCGGGGCGCCGCGGCTGCCGCTGCGCGCGCGGGTGGTGGCCGCGGCGCGCATGGCCGCCTCCCCCGCCGTCGTGGTGGCCGGCCTGCTCGCGACCGGCCGCACGGTGTCGATGCGCCGCCTGCGCGCCCACCCCGAGGGCGTCGACCTCGGCCCACTGCGCCCGACGATGCCGGGACGGCTGCAGACCGCCGACCGCCGGATCCACCTCGCCCCGCCGCTCCTCGTCGCCGACCTCGACCGGCTGCGGGCCGCCCTCGCCCAGAGCGCCGTACGGGAGGGAGAGCTGCTGCTGATCGGTCGGCGCCACCAGCGCGACAACAACTCCTGGATGCACAACGCCCCGCGGCTGACCCGGGGCCGGCCGCGCCACCACCTGCTGATGAGCCCCGCCGACCTCGCCGCTCGTGGCCTCGCCGACGGCGACCGGGTCCGGGTCCGCTCGCGCGTGGGCGAGGTCGAGGTCGAGGTCAGCGCCACCGACGACCTGATGCCGGGCGTGGTGTCCCTCCCCCACGGCTACGGCCACCAGGTCGCCGGCACCCGGATGCGGCACGCGTCGCAGGTCGCGGGGGTCTCGATCAACGACCTCACCGACCCCTCCGTGCTCGACGTGTCCGGCAACGCGGCGCTCAACGGCGTACCAGTGACGGTGCAGGCCGCGCGCCGCTGA